The sequence CCTCCTCACCTTCAAGAACCGGCTCATGTGAAAGCCAAAGATTTTGATTAGGAAATCCTGTATTTTTGATTACCTTTTCATCTGCCGCAAGCGAAATTCCGATGAATGATCCCAGAAATAAAAGTGTTGCCGCCAAGGCGATTGTTAGTGTTTTATTTTTCATTTTTATTTAAATAGACCAACTACGCAATAATTTTTCGTAACGAGATGACGAATTTTCTGGCGAAAACAACGAAGCGCGAGGAGGTGAATACAGCGTATTCATTGACGAGAGATGAGTTGTTTGTAGTTGAAAATTTGTCATTGCAGTAGAAAAGGTTATTGCGTAGTGGGTCTAATGACTCCAGATTCAATAAATGTATTTGTAATACTTTCGACTTCGTTTGAATTTTTAGCACTCATGAGCTTCATGCGAAGTTCTTTAGCACCCTCAAATCCGTTTACATATGCTTTATAATGCTTCTTCATAATAGCAAAATTTTTAACACCCCCCAAGAGCTCTTCAAAAAGATGCGTATGCTCAACCATAACACGCAATTTTTCCCCTATTGTAGGACTGGGTATATCGGCAAATAACCACGGATTGCCGAAAATCGCCCGCCCGAGCATCACGCCATCGGCGCCTGTCTCGCGCGCTTTTTCTTTCGCATCGCTCAAATCTTTTACATCGCCATTGCCAACGATGAGCGTGCGCTCGGTGCCGTGTTTCTCCGCAAAATCGCGCGCAATTACTACCGCATGCGCTACGTGCTCCCAACGCGCAGGCACAAGCGACATTTCTTTGCGCGTACGCGCATGTATAGTAACAACCGCAGGTTCCTCTGCTAAAATTTCAGGAAGCCATTTGTCGAGAATAACTTTGTTGTAGCCGACACGAGTTTTTACGGAGACTGGTAATCCTCCACTACCCTCTTTTGCGGCGCGAATCAGCTCACGCGCAAGCGCCGGAGTTTTAATAAGCGCCGCACCTGCACATTGTTTTTCTACTGACTTGTCAGGACATCCCATATTGATATCGATGCCATCAAACCCAAGATCTTTAATAAGCGCGGCACACTCTCGGAAATGCTCGGGATTTGAACCAAAAATCTGTGCCACGATCGGATGTTCTTCTTCGGAATATTTGAAATCAGTAAG comes from bacterium and encodes:
- a CDS encoding tRNA-dihydrouridine synthase: MRKSSAHLFYDSIATMTQGFWGKLKRPFFVMAPMADVTDAAFRRLIAKYSNHGKLQGGPDVFYTEFVSCDGLCSAGRPALLTDFKYSEEEHPIVAQIFGSNPEHFRECAALIKDLGFDGIDINMGCPDKSVEKQCAGAALIKTPALARELIRAAKEGSGGLPVSVKTRVGYNKVILDKWLPEILAEEPAVVTIHARTRKEMSLVPARWEHVAHAVVIARDFAEKHGTERTLIVGNGDVKDLSDAKEKARETGADGVMLGRAIFGNPWLFADIPSPTIGEKLRVMVEHTHLFEELLGGVKNFAIMKKHYKAYVNGFEGAKELRMKLMSAKNSNEVESITNTFIESGVIRPTTQ